A stretch of Halococcus saccharolyticus DSM 5350 DNA encodes these proteins:
- the gatD gene encoding Glu-tRNA(Gln) amidotransferase subunit GatD: MNPGDRVRLTRDGRTHEGVLLPSTTDDHAVLKLDGGYNVGVERADTTVKVVESDVYDIGDGEDDDSSTVEFDDDLPTVALISTGGTIASTVDYRTGAVTAQFDAEDVLRAVPDLAGRANYRGRVVANILSENMTPGVWQDLAHAVHEEIENGADGVVVMHGTDTMQFSASALAFMLDTPVPVVFTGSQRSADRPSSDNVMNAVCAVEAAKSDCAEVLVCMHASESDDRCALHRGTRVRKNHTSRRDAFQTVGADPLGTVAYGGDDSVEVRFRREHAERGAVELDLASDLETDVELVKFTPGTSEAVLDGVAGSAGLVIEGTGLGHVHTDWIPPIAELVANGTSVVMTSQCLGGRVCDRVYDTGRDLLDAGVIEGEDLLPGTAKVKLMWALANAEDVATTMGTPIAGECTERSVPPENHPVPEAR; encoded by the coding sequence ATGAACCCGGGAGATCGCGTTCGCCTCACCCGCGACGGGCGGACCCACGAGGGCGTGTTGCTGCCGTCGACGACCGACGATCACGCCGTCCTCAAACTCGACGGCGGGTACAACGTTGGTGTCGAGCGCGCGGACACGACCGTCAAAGTCGTCGAATCGGATGTCTACGACATCGGTGATGGAGAAGACGACGATTCTTCGACCGTCGAGTTCGACGACGACCTGCCGACGGTGGCGCTCATCTCCACCGGCGGAACCATCGCCTCGACGGTCGACTATCGGACCGGTGCGGTGACCGCACAGTTCGACGCGGAGGACGTCCTTCGGGCGGTGCCGGACCTCGCGGGCCGGGCGAACTACCGAGGGCGCGTCGTGGCGAACATCCTCTCGGAGAACATGACGCCCGGGGTCTGGCAGGACCTCGCCCACGCTGTCCACGAGGAGATCGAAAACGGCGCGGACGGCGTAGTCGTGATGCACGGTACCGACACGATGCAGTTCTCCGCGAGCGCGCTCGCCTTCATGCTCGATACACCTGTCCCGGTGGTCTTCACTGGGAGCCAGCGCTCGGCCGACCGTCCCTCCTCGGACAACGTGATGAACGCGGTCTGTGCGGTCGAGGCTGCAAAGAGCGACTGCGCCGAGGTCCTGGTCTGTATGCACGCGAGCGAGTCGGACGATCGGTGTGCGCTCCATCGCGGGACCCGGGTCCGGAAGAACCACACCTCTCGACGGGATGCGTTCCAAACTGTTGGAGCCGATCCGCTCGGCACGGTGGCGTACGGCGGCGACGATTCCGTCGAGGTGCGATTCCGACGGGAACACGCCGAGCGCGGCGCGGTCGAACTCGATCTTGCCTCCGATCTCGAAACCGATGTCGAGCTGGTGAAGTTCACGCCAGGGACCAGTGAGGCAGTGCTCGATGGCGTCGCGGGGAGTGCGGGGCTCGTGATCGAGGGCACGGGGTTGGGGCACGTTCACACCGACTGGATCCCACCGATCGCGGAACTCGTCGCGAACGGGACCAGCGTAGTGATGACCAGCCAGTGTCTCGGTGGCCGGGTCTGCGATCGGGTGTACGACACCGGGCGTGACCTCCTCGACGCAGGTGTCATCGAAGGCGAAGACCTCCTGCCGGGCACCGCGAAGGTCAAACTGATGTGGGCGCTCGCGAACGCCGAGGACGTCGCCACGACGATGGGAACCCCGATCGCCGGCGAGTGTACCGAACGCTCGGTACCGCCCGAGAACCACCCCGTTCCGGAGGCGCGGTGA
- a CDS encoding GNAT family N-acetyltransferase, whose product MSATDITIRQARPDDYEAVAAFTRETWADRDSGDYIPDIYHEWIAGDGDSQRTFLADSGDDVAGICQGVLLSEHEAWAQGMRVNPDYRGEGLSTQLNDALFTWARERGATVVRNMVFSWNAAGLGGSRAVGFAPLCEFRWAHPEPDSDATLPRAYTVVDDPDAAWSFWRRSDAQRALSGLALDDDESWAMSELTREGLHRAADETRVFAVRREDDGTRAMAHRVRDYERETEGEIKHWTEYGVGAWTDLGAARALFRAISADAAAVGADRVRVLVPETPRHVSDVAAAHVDLGENPDFVLEAALV is encoded by the coding sequence GTGAGCGCAACCGATATCACGATTCGACAGGCCAGACCCGACGACTACGAGGCAGTCGCTGCGTTCACTCGTGAGACGTGGGCCGACCGTGACAGCGGCGACTACATCCCCGATATCTACCACGAGTGGATCGCGGGCGACGGCGACAGTCAACGAACCTTTCTCGCCGATTCGGGCGACGACGTCGCGGGCATCTGTCAGGGTGTCCTCCTCTCCGAACACGAGGCGTGGGCCCAGGGAATGCGAGTCAACCCCGACTACCGGGGCGAGGGACTGAGCACGCAGCTCAACGACGCGCTGTTCACGTGGGCGCGCGAGCGCGGCGCGACCGTCGTCCGCAACATGGTGTTCTCGTGGAACGCTGCCGGCCTCGGCGGATCGCGCGCCGTCGGCTTCGCACCGCTGTGTGAGTTCCGGTGGGCGCATCCCGAACCCGACTCCGACGCCACCCTGCCGAGAGCCTACACGGTCGTCGACGATCCGGATGCCGCGTGGAGTTTCTGGCGGCGCTCGGACGCCCAGCGGGCTCTCTCCGGGCTCGCACTCGACGACGACGAGTCGTGGGCGATGTCCGAACTCACCCGTGAAGGGCTCCACCGCGCGGCAGACGAGACGCGAGTGTTCGCCGTCCGCCGCGAGGACGACGGCACGCGGGCGATGGCCCATCGAGTGCGTGACTACGAGCGTGAGACCGAGGGAGAGATCAAACACTGGACCGAGTACGGCGTCGGCGCGTGGACCGATCTCGGGGCCGCACGCGCGCTCTTTCGTGCGATCAGCGCGGATGCGGCTGCGGTGGGTGCTGACCGCGTGCGCGTACTCGTGCCCGAGACGCCACGACACGTCTCCGACGTGGCGGCCGCCCATGTCGATCTCGGCGAGAATCCTGATTTCGTGCTCGAAGCCGCACTCGTCTGA
- a CDS encoding M24 family metallopeptidase: METKRARLDGFLDERDLAAVWFGRPNTFGWLLGGNSVVDEEATVGVAAVGYDGDELTVVTNNIEAPRLREEELPDGVAIETTDWYTADLGEAVADRSPTPAAADFDVPGFASVDASGLRQPLVDADIAAYRELGRDTAAAVEGVCRELDPRDTEREVAGRLAGALADRGIAAPVVLVGSGERAQQYRHYTPTDVQLGSYVLVSVTARRAGLHASCTRTVAFDPPSWLDDRHATAARVETSALAATREVGCAAGTAADVFERIQDAYAALGHPDEWRAHHQGGAAGYAGREWIATPTHDAPVELPMGYAWNPTVQSAKSEDTMLVTENEFEPLTTTGEWPTRTVSAVGADVELERHDVLQV, translated from the coding sequence ATGGAAACGAAACGGGCGCGGCTCGACGGGTTCCTCGACGAACGCGACCTCGCGGCAGTGTGGTTCGGACGGCCGAACACGTTCGGATGGCTCCTTGGCGGGAACAGCGTCGTCGACGAGGAAGCCACAGTCGGCGTCGCGGCCGTCGGTTACGACGGCGATGAGTTGACGGTCGTCACGAACAACATCGAGGCCCCGCGACTGCGCGAGGAGGAGTTACCCGATGGGGTCGCCATCGAGACGACCGACTGGTACACGGCGGACCTCGGGGAAGCAGTTGCCGACCGCTCACCCACGCCCGCCGCGGCGGATTTCGACGTTCCGGGCTTCGCGTCCGTCGACGCCAGCGGGCTCCGACAGCCGCTCGTCGACGCCGACATCGCGGCCTACCGCGAACTCGGTCGCGACACTGCCGCAGCCGTCGAAGGAGTTTGTCGAGAGCTCGATCCGAGGGACACCGAGCGGGAAGTCGCGGGACGGCTCGCCGGGGCGCTCGCGGATCGGGGAATCGCCGCCCCCGTGGTGTTGGTCGGGAGTGGGGAGCGTGCTCAGCAGTATCGCCACTACACCCCGACCGACGTACAGTTGGGATCGTACGTCCTCGTGTCAGTGACCGCACGGCGTGCGGGGCTCCACGCGAGCTGTACGCGAACCGTGGCGTTCGATCCGCCGTCGTGGCTCGACGACCGACACGCGACCGCGGCCCGTGTCGAGACGAGCGCGCTCGCGGCGACACGGGAAGTCGGTTGCGCGGCTGGTACCGCAGCCGATGTCTTCGAGCGAATTCAGGACGCGTACGCCGCCCTCGGTCATCCGGACGAGTGGCGCGCGCATCACCAAGGTGGCGCGGCGGGCTACGCCGGCCGCGAGTGGATCGCCACGCCGACACACGACGCGCCGGTCGAGCTTCCGATGGGCTACGCGTGGAATCCGACAGTTCAGAGTGCGAAAAGCGAGGACACGATGCTGGTGACCGAAAACGAGTTCGAACCACTCACGACGACCGGTGAATGGCCCACCCGAACTGTGTCGGCGGTCGGGGCTGACGTCGAACTGGAGCGCCACGACGTGCTTCAGGTGTAA
- the rdfA gene encoding rod-determining factor RdfA: MAQSDAKSGNAGGPSCKLDRVIDEYELERVAENLQEYWTREDERYSLRGLANYVNESILRTAMEREGLNPLDGEVENTYRLLTDDEVSQGVRTQAHSRLDRGGVDIDAIEGDFVSYQTVNRHLKECLGVERASTERSDSDRIDSGAQRIAALRNRTVVVTENTLDQLGSTGAIALGDPDVYVDITVTCTECGTHATVQELIDEGGCECEPTDEKS; the protein is encoded by the coding sequence ATGGCACAATCGGACGCGAAGTCGGGGAACGCGGGTGGCCCGTCATGCAAACTCGATCGCGTGATCGACGAGTACGAACTCGAGAGGGTGGCCGAAAACCTCCAGGAGTACTGGACTCGAGAGGACGAACGCTACAGTCTCCGGGGGCTGGCCAACTACGTGAACGAGTCGATCCTCCGGACTGCAATGGAGCGCGAAGGGCTGAACCCGCTCGACGGCGAGGTCGAGAACACCTACCGACTGCTTACCGACGACGAGGTGAGCCAGGGTGTCAGGACGCAGGCACACAGCCGGCTCGACCGGGGCGGGGTCGATATCGACGCGATCGAGGGAGATTTCGTGTCGTACCAGACGGTCAACCGTCATCTCAAGGAGTGTCTCGGCGTCGAGCGCGCGTCGACCGAGCGGTCCGACAGCGACCGTATCGACAGCGGTGCCCAGCGGATCGCCGCGCTCCGCAACCGAACGGTCGTCGTCACCGAAAACACACTCGATCAGCTCGGCTCGACCGGTGCGATCGCGCTCGGTGACCCCGACGTCTACGTCGATATCACGGTGACGTGTACCGAGTGCGGAACGCACGCGACCGTCCAAGAGCTGATCGATGAGGGAGGCTGTGAGTGCGAGCCGACCGACGAGAAGTCGTGA
- a CDS encoding IclR family transcriptional regulator, with protein sequence MEGTSTPSLRTTENTIRVVRALKELDGAGVTELATHLSMSKSTVHDHLATLRRHDYVTKDGDSYEIGLGFFEMGEYARKRRKIYEVARPEVADLAAETGELANLMVEEHGRGVYLYRSRGEKAVTLDTHTGKRRYLHNTALGKAILAHLPDSRVDEILNRHGLPAATPNTITDRDRLHEKLAEIRERGVAYCGQERVEGLQCVAAPVLGRDNEVLGAISVAAPTTRLTGERFAEEIPELVLQAANVVEINVTYS encoded by the coding sequence ATGGAAGGGACGTCGACGCCATCGCTCCGAACCACTGAGAACACCATCCGAGTCGTGAGGGCGCTGAAGGAGCTCGACGGGGCGGGGGTGACGGAGCTGGCGACCCACCTCTCGATGTCGAAGAGCACCGTCCACGACCATCTCGCGACGCTTCGACGGCACGACTACGTGACCAAGGACGGTGACTCCTACGAGATCGGGCTGGGATTCTTCGAGATGGGCGAGTACGCCCGCAAGCGACGGAAAATCTACGAAGTCGCGAGACCGGAAGTCGCGGATCTCGCGGCGGAGACCGGCGAACTCGCGAACCTGATGGTCGAAGAACATGGCCGGGGAGTGTACCTCTATCGCTCGCGCGGGGAGAAGGCCGTCACGCTCGACACCCATACCGGCAAGCGACGGTATCTCCACAACACCGCGCTCGGGAAGGCGATCCTCGCCCATCTCCCCGACAGCCGTGTCGACGAGATCCTCAACCGTCATGGCCTCCCAGCAGCGACGCCGAACACGATTACTGATCGCGACCGCCTTCACGAGAAGCTCGCCGAGATCCGCGAACGTGGCGTCGCGTACTGCGGTCAGGAACGCGTCGAGGGACTCCAATGCGTCGCAGCGCCGGTCCTCGGCCGGGACAACGAGGTACTAGGGGCGATCAGCGTGGCTGCCCCGACAACGCGGCTGACAGGCGAGCGTTTCGCCGAGGAAATCCCCGAGCTCGTACTCCAGGCTGCGAACGTCGTGGAGATCAACGTCACCTACAGCTGA
- a CDS encoding proline racemase family protein, producing MTTDDVEWQPPADWTTVETIDTHTGGEPLRVVLNGLPPLAGDTLLEKRRYMERKLDAYRKALIWEPRGHADMYGAIPTEPDTERADFGVLFMHNEGYSTMCGHGIVALATIAAETEYLPDVESEIAIDTPAGLVVAEIERDGDRVDTVEFTNVPSFVVARHETVTVPEWGTTEFDIAFGGAFYAYCDVSQFDVDLTPAVFRELIEIGTAVTRAVDDAIEIEHPHEDDLGFLYGTILTGDAHGADADSRNVCVFADGEVDRCPTGTGVSGRVALRAAAGELDRGERFVVESIVGSTFTGSYTETVDFGGYEAVRPRVEGSAHITGRHRFVVDPADPFGEGFVLR from the coding sequence GTGACGACTGACGATGTGGAGTGGCAACCGCCAGCAGACTGGACGACCGTCGAAACGATCGACACGCACACCGGCGGGGAGCCGCTGCGGGTCGTCCTCAACGGACTGCCGCCGCTCGCGGGCGACACGCTCCTCGAAAAACGTCGGTACATGGAGCGCAAGCTGGATGCGTACCGCAAGGCGCTGATCTGGGAGCCGCGCGGACACGCCGACATGTACGGCGCGATCCCGACCGAACCGGACACCGAGCGCGCCGATTTCGGCGTACTGTTCATGCACAACGAGGGCTACAGCACGATGTGCGGCCATGGGATCGTCGCGCTCGCTACGATCGCCGCCGAAACCGAGTACCTCCCGGACGTCGAGAGCGAGATTGCGATCGATACCCCGGCCGGACTTGTGGTGGCCGAGATCGAGCGTGACGGCGACCGGGTCGATACGGTCGAGTTCACGAACGTGCCGTCGTTCGTCGTCGCCAGACACGAGACCGTGACTGTTCCGGAGTGGGGAACGACCGAATTCGATATCGCGTTCGGCGGCGCGTTCTACGCGTACTGTGATGTCTCCCAGTTCGACGTCGACCTCACGCCGGCAGTCTTTCGGGAGCTAATCGAGATCGGGACAGCGGTCACGCGCGCGGTCGACGACGCCATCGAGATCGAGCACCCCCACGAGGACGACCTCGGCTTTCTCTACGGGACGATCCTGACGGGCGACGCTCACGGCGCGGACGCCGACAGCCGGAACGTCTGCGTGTTCGCCGACGGCGAGGTCGATCGATGCCCCACAGGGACCGGCGTCAGCGGCCGGGTCGCGCTCCGCGCCGCGGCCGGTGAGCTCGACAGGGGAGAACGGTTCGTGGTCGAGAGTATCGTCGGCTCGACGTTCACGGGCTCGTACACAGAGACTGTCGATTTCGGCGGATACGAGGCGGTTCGACCGCGAGTAGAGGGCTCTGCGCACATCACTGGCCGCCATCGGTTCGTCGTCGATCCGGCGGACCCGTTCGGCGAAGGCTTCGTGCTCCGGTGA
- a CDS encoding NAD(P)/FAD-dependent oxidoreductase, with translation MRVSIIGGGIVGLAASHYLGQRGVDVVVLEKSTIGAGSTDRANGGIRAQFSSPVSARLSQESIAVWKRFEELFDTAIGYRRPGYLFLARRESTAERFRENVRQQNRLGVDSEFLTPVEAENRCPELRTEEFRGATYRAADGFADPHLALQGFSAAANEAGAEIRTGVAVTDVLQEETGERVTGVRTDEGTIESDYVVNAAGAWASRVGKMAGLDLPIVPRRRQLMVADPEIPIDSSIPFTIDLDQSVHFRPERDGGAVVGGHFADADPTMNPDDYRKKMDLDWAAEAIEAAAECADYFGPDSRVKRGWAGLYAVTPDHHPIIDETLPGFVTAAGFSGHGFMQAPATGKLVAELIDEGEPSLVDVSSLGADRFDRDAHLEEGTVIN, from the coding sequence ATGCGGGTGAGTATCATCGGTGGCGGCATCGTCGGCCTCGCCGCCTCCCACTATCTCGGCCAGCGCGGCGTCGACGTAGTCGTCCTCGAGAAATCCACCATCGGGGCGGGCAGCACCGATCGGGCGAACGGCGGGATCCGCGCCCAGTTCTCCTCACCGGTGAGCGCCCGCCTCTCACAGGAGAGCATCGCGGTCTGGAAGCGCTTCGAGGAGCTGTTCGACACCGCAATCGGCTACCGCCGACCCGGCTATCTCTTTCTCGCGCGGCGGGAGTCCACCGCGGAGCGCTTCCGCGAGAACGTCCGCCAGCAGAACCGTCTCGGGGTCGATAGCGAATTTCTAACGCCAGTCGAAGCGGAAAACCGGTGTCCAGAACTCCGGACAGAGGAGTTTCGCGGTGCGACGTACCGTGCGGCCGATGGGTTCGCTGACCCCCACCTCGCGCTCCAGGGCTTTTCGGCTGCGGCGAACGAGGCCGGTGCGGAGATCCGGACCGGCGTCGCGGTGACCGATGTCCTCCAGGAGGAGACGGGCGAGCGCGTGACCGGCGTCCGCACCGACGAGGGGACGATTGAGTCGGACTACGTGGTGAACGCGGCGGGCGCGTGGGCGAGCCGAGTCGGTAAGATGGCGGGTCTCGACCTCCCGATCGTGCCGCGCCGCCGTCAACTCATGGTCGCCGACCCCGAGATCCCGATCGATTCCTCGATACCGTTCACGATCGATCTCGATCAGAGCGTCCACTTTCGCCCCGAGCGCGACGGCGGCGCGGTCGTCGGCGGTCACTTCGCCGACGCCGATCCGACGATGAACCCCGACGACTACCGGAAGAAGATGGATCTCGACTGGGCTGCCGAGGCGATCGAGGCAGCGGCGGAGTGCGCCGACTACTTCGGTCCCGACTCGCGGGTCAAGCGTGGGTGGGCCGGGCTCTACGCGGTGACGCCCGACCATCACCCCATCATCGATGAGACGTTGCCAGGGTTCGTGACCGCAGCGGGGTTCTCCGGCCACGGATTCATGCAGGCCCCCGCGACCGGCAAGCTCGTCGCGGAACTGATCGACGAGGGCGAACCGTCGCTCGTCGATGTCTCCTCGCTGGGAGCCGACCGATTCGATCGTGACGCCCATCTCGAAGAGGGGACGGTCATCAACTGA
- a CDS encoding pyridoxal phosphate-dependent aminotransferase has product MADADRAASRMERVPFSGIRTIFEECDRLEAAGRDVVHLEIGRPDFDTPAPIGDAAREALADGHVHYTSNYGIEPLRRAIADKLAAENDVEYDPDGEIVVTTGATEAVLVTMLALVEPGAEVLVPDPRWTYGPITSLAGGEPVPYRLDPATGYQPDLDSLRAAVSDRTRLLVLNSPHNPTGGVVDGNHLDAVADFAVDNDLLVLSDEIYEKIRYGDAAHHSPAARDALFDRTITINGFSKAYSMTGWRLGYLAAPAELVDSIVRVRQYTTTCAPSLSQHAGVRALESGLHEPMVEAFARRRERVLERIDAIPGMSCPAPAGAFYAFPTTPAGHSDAEAFVTSLLADTGVAFVPGTVFGDAGEGRFRIAYANSRERIDEAFDRLEAWL; this is encoded by the coding sequence ATGGCAGATGCCGACCGCGCAGCTAGCCGTATGGAACGAGTCCCGTTCTCCGGTATCAGGACGATCTTCGAGGAGTGTGACCGGCTCGAAGCCGCGGGCCGGGACGTCGTCCACCTCGAGATTGGTCGGCCGGACTTCGACACGCCGGCCCCGATCGGTGACGCGGCGCGCGAGGCGCTCGCCGACGGCCACGTCCACTACACCTCGAACTACGGGATCGAACCGCTCCGGAGGGCGATTGCGGACAAACTGGCGGCCGAGAACGATGTCGAGTACGATCCCGACGGCGAGATCGTGGTGACGACGGGCGCGACCGAGGCGGTGCTCGTCACGATGCTCGCGCTCGTCGAGCCGGGTGCGGAGGTTCTCGTCCCCGATCCACGGTGGACCTACGGCCCGATCACCTCGCTCGCGGGCGGCGAGCCCGTTCCCTACCGACTCGATCCGGCGACGGGCTACCAGCCCGACCTCGACTCGCTGCGGGCGGCAGTCTCGGATCGAACCCGGCTCCTCGTGTTGAACAGTCCACACAACCCGACTGGCGGTGTCGTCGACGGGAACCATCTCGATGCGGTCGCCGATTTCGCCGTCGACAACGACCTCCTCGTGCTCTCCGACGAAATTTACGAGAAGATCCGGTACGGGGACGCCGCCCATCACAGCCCGGCCGCGCGGGACGCGCTCTTCGACCGGACGATCACGATCAACGGGTTCTCAAAGGCATATTCGATGACCGGCTGGCGGCTCGGCTACCTCGCTGCTCCTGCCGAGCTGGTCGATTCCATCGTCCGCGTCCGCCAGTATACGACGACGTGTGCGCCCTCGCTCTCCCAGCACGCGGGCGTCCGTGCCCTGGAGAGTGGGCTCCACGAGCCGATGGTCGAGGCGTTCGCCCGTCGCCGCGAGCGCGTCCTCGAACGGATCGACGCGATCCCTGGAATGTCGTGTCCGGCCCCCGCCGGCGCGTTCTACGCATTCCCCACCACGCCTGCCGGCCACTCCGATGCAGAGGCGTTCGTTACCTCGCTCCTCGCGGATACAGGTGTCGCGTTCGTTCCCGGCACCGTGTTCGGCGACGCCGGCGAGGGGCGGTTCCGGATCGCCTACGCCAACTCTCGCGAGCGGATCGACGAGGCGTTCGATCGACTCGAAGCTTGGCTGTAG
- a CDS encoding sodium/proline symporter — protein MVQAGAYTAVGLVGYLLIVVVIGYWGSKKVNSEEDFFIGGDQLPGWALALSERSSGMSGWLLLGIPGLAWSAGLSSVWVLVGTAGGAIVQWIIFSRPFMEGRKETGAITPIGLLAEKMPTDSPIVRLLPALVTFLFYMGYVGSQFLAGGKILEQIFGIAPLTGLLIVAALIILYSLAGGFLAVVWTDTMQALLMVFTLIVLPGVLLAGVLTDPNQSLMGGLAASGGGRASWFGGKSGAAALVLLGANLSWLFAYFGGYPHLNVRMMALRNDRDRRTAIIVASVWGVLTAIGAVLLGLLTRVLHGAPQSVAADREMVLPFMVLEHTPGLLGGVLLAGALAAMMSTADSQLVVASSAAAQDVYNKVVTKNREFSEATRLRISRIATLLVGVVGLVIAASVQNLVYTLVSYSSTGLFSAFGPAFTLLFFWRDRFSKAGLVAAFVAGPAATILWVSLGMTSIVTVRIVAPPIGFAAAIAASLLWPRSEAAETTTGAPAAQD, from the coding sequence ATGGTACAAGCAGGTGCGTACACAGCCGTCGGCTTGGTCGGCTACTTGCTGATCGTCGTGGTCATCGGCTACTGGGGATCGAAGAAGGTCAACTCCGAGGAGGACTTCTTCATCGGCGGTGATCAGCTTCCTGGGTGGGCGCTCGCGCTTTCCGAGCGGAGTTCCGGCATGTCCGGCTGGCTGCTGCTCGGTATTCCCGGGCTGGCGTGGTCAGCGGGGCTGTCGTCGGTCTGGGTACTCGTCGGCACGGCGGGCGGCGCGATCGTTCAGTGGATCATCTTCTCGCGGCCGTTCATGGAGGGGCGCAAGGAGACGGGAGCGATCACGCCGATCGGCCTCCTCGCCGAGAAGATGCCGACCGACTCCCCGATCGTGCGCCTGCTGCCGGCGCTGGTGACGTTTTTGTTCTACATGGGCTACGTCGGCTCGCAGTTCCTCGCCGGCGGGAAGATCTTGGAACAGATCTTCGGAATCGCGCCGTTGACGGGTCTGCTGATCGTCGCGGCACTGATCATCCTCTACTCGCTCGCGGGCGGGTTCCTCGCGGTGGTCTGGACCGACACGATGCAGGCACTCCTGATGGTCTTCACGCTCATCGTCCTGCCCGGCGTGTTGCTCGCGGGCGTCCTCACCGACCCCAACCAGTCGCTGATGGGTGGGCTTGCGGCATCGGGCGGCGGTAGGGCGTCGTGGTTCGGCGGGAAGAGCGGTGCGGCGGCGCTCGTTCTGCTCGGAGCGAACCTGAGCTGGCTCTTCGCGTACTTCGGTGGCTACCCCCACTTGAACGTCAGGATGATGGCGCTCCGCAACGACCGTGATCGCCGGACAGCGATCATCGTGGCGTCGGTCTGGGGTGTGTTGACTGCCATCGGTGCGGTGCTCCTCGGGCTCCTGACGCGCGTCCTTCACGGTGCGCCCCAATCGGTTGCGGCCGATCGTGAGATGGTGCTGCCGTTCATGGTGCTCGAACACACTCCCGGACTGCTCGGTGGGGTGTTGCTCGCCGGTGCGCTCGCCGCGATGATGTCGACAGCGGACTCCCAGCTCGTCGTGGCGAGCTCCGCCGCCGCACAGGACGTGTACAACAAGGTCGTCACGAAGAACCGCGAGTTCAGCGAGGCGACCCGGCTCCGGATCTCCCGGATTGCGACGCTGCTCGTCGGCGTCGTCGGCCTCGTGATCGCGGCCTCGGTCCAAAACCTCGTCTATACGCTGGTGAGTTACTCCTCGACCGGCCTGTTCTCGGCGTTCGGCCCGGCGTTCACGCTGCTGTTCTTCTGGCGTGACCGCTTCTCGAAGGCGGGACTCGTCGCCGCGTTCGTTGCCGGCCCGGCGGCCACGATCCTGTGGGTCTCGCTCGGGATGACGTCGATCGTCACCGTCCGGATCGTCGCCCCACCGATCGGCTTCGCGGCCGCGATCGCCGCCTCGTTGCTCTGGCCGCGCTCGGAGGCGGCCGAAACGACCACCGGTGCGCCAGCGGCTCAGGACTGA